The genomic window CGGAGCCGATAGAATTCAACTATGACAAACTGCTTGCCGCGGTGGAATACCGCGATGGAACGCTGATAGACGGCGTATACGCCGCGAAATAAGATCAATCGCTGAACAAGGGACGCACGGCGTACTTTGCCGAATGCGTCCCTTTTTATTATGCCTTTATCTTTTGAAAATTTCTCCTGGATCTCCGCGCCGGTATTTCATTTGAATCATTACTTCGTTCCTCCTCGCACCGGATACTCTCAAGAATCCGTTTTTCGACATTATCCAGGTGAAGCTTCATGGCAGTGCCGGCACGTTCCGGCATTCTGAGCTTTATCGCGTAAAGTATATCCCGGTGTTCTTTCAACGCCTCGTTTATGACCTCTCCCAGCGTGTTGCTGAGAGCTAAAAACAGCGATATCTTATATCCGACCTGCGAGATAAAATCGCAATAGACCCTGTTTCCGGAAATCTGCCCCAGATAATTATGAAACATCCTGTCCAGAGATGAGACGAGTACATTATCATGGAGTCTCATTGCCTCTTCCTCATCCCAAATAAAGTGTTCTATGCGGTCAATGTCCTCTTTCGCGGCGCGCAGCGTGGCCCTCTCGACCGAGGCGATCTCAAGCAGCCGCCTCGCCTCAAGCGTATCCATCAGCTCGCCTTCGGAAATCTGCGGGATACGAAGAGTTCGATCTTTCCCTTTGACTAAGTATCCTTCGGCCATCAGTTGGGTAAGAGCTTTTCTCAGCGGAGTTCGGCTGACTTGCAGTTCGTCGGATAGGTACTCCTCTCTCAGTGCCGTACCCGGACGCAATTCTCCGCGTAGAATTCTATTTTTTAGTGTGTAATAAATATTATCAGCTAGGCTCATTCCTCTATTATACACTTACCCCATTTAATAATAAATCAGGTTAATTTGCCGTTATATTGTTCATTATCTGAATATGCCGATCAACGCAAGGCTCACTTCAGGAACAAATGTGACTAACATCAGACAGAATATCATTGCAAGCATAAAAGGCATTGCTTCTTTAGCAATGACGTGTATAGGCTCCTTGGATATAGCTGACGCCACATTCAAGTTACATCCTACTGGCGGAGTTACAAAACCAACGGCTAAATTGACGGTGAGCAATATCCCGAACTGAATGGGGCTCATTCCTATTGACGTCACAAGAGGGAGCAGAATTGGTGTCAGGATGATTGTGGCTGCGATATTGTCCATAAAACAACCCAAACATAGGAAAAATACGTTTAAGATCAGCAGGATAATGATTTTATTTGTTGTAGCGTACATGACTTGGGCTAATAATAGCTGCGGTATCATCTCCAAGGCGAGAAAAACGCCAAAGGCCATGGCGAACCCCATGCCATACATCGTTATGCCATTTAATGTCGCCGCAGACTTAGCGCATTCAAAAATATCCCTGTATGTTAATTCCTTATAGATAAATTTCCCAATCACGATACAGTAAAAGATGGCTGCTACCGCTGCCTCTGTCGGCGTAAATATGCCGGTGTAAATGCCTCCGAGAATAAGAATCGGAACCATCAGGGCCCACGAAGATTCTTTTAAGGCTTTTGGGAAGGCGATAGTTTCTTCTTTTCCCACATAACCGCGTTTTTTTGAGATAATATATCCGGTAATCATGATTGCCGCGGTGAATAGCAGGCCTGGAATGATACCGGCTATGAACATGTCTCCGATAGATGTTCTTGCGACAACACTATAGACGACAAAAGGAATACTGGGAGGTATTAATACGCCAATTGTACCGGAGCAGGCGGCGACAGCCGTAGAAAAAGAAGGTTTATAGCCGCGTTTTTTCATTTCTGGAATCATAATTGATCCAATGGCGGAAACCGTTGCTGGTGCGGAACCTGATATTGCGGCGAAAAATGCGCTTGCAAGCGTGGTGATCAAGGCTAGCCCACCTGCTATCGTACCAACGAGGCTGTCTGCTAAGTCGACCAAGCGGCGCGAGATGCCGCCAGAGCCCATCAGATTTCCGGCGAACATAAAGAAAGGTATGGCAAGCAAAGGAAATGACTCCAATGCGGTGATTGCTTTTTGAGCTATAAGTTGTAGAGGAATATCCGGTGTGAATATAATCATGGACAGCGCAGTGGCGATTCCGGTTGAAATTCCTATAGGGAATCCGCTTAATAAAAAGGCAAACAGCGTTGTTAAAAGGAAGATGGCGACCATTATTTTCCCCCTCCAGACAGAGACTTATATTCAAAGTAACGTTTATGAATGGATGTTATTAAACTGAGACACATTAATACACATCCTACTACAACAGAACTGTATATTAAGTACATAGGTATCTGCAGTGCAGGAGAGACTCTATATCCTGCGTATGACATCTTTACAACGCGTATTCCCATTACAACCATGTAAATTGAAAAAATCATCCAGATTACATCTATAAAGATATAGGCACAGTCTCGAATTTTACCATTTAACATGTCAATAAATATCGTTACACGCAGGTGCATGTTCTGCTTTACTCCATAGCTGGCACCGATCCATGTCATCCACATCATCAGGTATGTAGCTAGTTCTTCCGACCAGGAGAGGGAATTATTGAATACATATCTCATTATTATTTGTATAAAAACGACGGACGACATTATGAGCAGGAGGTAAGTGATAAAATATTCTTCAAATTTTTCAATTTTACTATTTATTTTGTCTAAAAAATAGAACATATATATCCTCCCCTATTGGATTTGTTAAAGGGCAGGCTTTTGATATATAACAGCCTGCCCTTTAATATCACTTCAGGTAATAGTTACTTTGAAGAAGATATGGCCAGATTTACGAGATCTTCTCCAATGACATTCTTATAATCGCTGTATATAGGCGCAGATTTGTCTTTAAATGCCTGATGTTGCTTATCTGTCAGTTCATTGACCTTTACGCCCGCTTTTCTCATTATGTCAAGGCAGGAGTTATCGTAATCAAAGTACAGCTTGACATAGTTCTTCTCATATTCTTTTATGCCGTTTTTGAATACCTTTTGAAGATCTTGTGGCAACGCGTCATACCATTTTTTGCTTACGAGCAGGCAGATCATACTCTGCAGGTGACCGGTAAGAGAGTAGTATTTTTGTACCTCGTGCAGCTTAGCGTCAACTACCTGTGCGGGAGCATTTTCCTGTCCGTCTACCACTCCCTGCTGAAGTGCCGTATAAAGCTCTGAGTAACTTAGAGGGGTGGGGTTGGCACCCAATGTTTTAAAAATCGCTATATGCATAGGGTTCTGCATTACACGTATCTTTAGCCCTTTAAGATCTTCGGGGGTGTTTATCGGTCTTTTGCTGTTTGAGATATGGCGAGTACCGTTAGGAACGTATCCGAAACACTTAAAACCCTGAGATTCGTATATTTTTTCCATTTCTTTTCCTAAGGGGCCGTCGAGAGCCTTTCTCATGCTGTTGAAGTCTTTAAATAAAAATGGTAGGTCCAAAACTTGAATTTTTTTGCTGTAACCGGCTAGGTCGGATGTTACTGGCATTGCCATCTGTACCACGCCCATTTGAATTGCTTCGAGCGTCTCTAGAATTCCGCCTAACTGTCCATCTGTGTATCTTGAAGCTTTGATCCTTCCATTAGAGTTTGTATTCAAGTATTTTACAAAGTCCTCCAATGCCTTTTGTGGGGGAAAATTCGAAGACATGGCGGATGAAATTTTAAACTGATATTCCTCTGCGCCAAAAGCCGTCCCCGCAATAAGAAGCACCATAAAAATTACCATTAATCCCTTACCTATTTTCATTATTAGACACATCCTCTCGCTAAGATTATTAAATTATGAGCGTAATATTACAAAAAAATTGAGGTATATAACTATTTTTCATTCCTGATAAGTGGCAGTGTACCGCAGTGAATACCTCCTCCCTTTTTTCTGCATTCAATGTACTTAAGAGGAATGACATCAACGCCGTTTTTGTATAGACATTCCGCCGTCCATGGCGCGTCATCGTATGCGAGGACCCTGCCTGGTCTGGTGGCGAGGCAGTTTATTCCTAACGTACCGTCGCGGTAATCGGTGAAAATAGGCTTTATTCCAAGCTTTTTCAGATAGTCGAGGAACCAGAAGGGCAGTCTTTCAACGTTGACCAACGCTTTGTCGTGGTCCACCATGACAATCGCACCATCCAAATGCAGACTGAATCCAGTTAAAGGTACTTCAACTAGTTCTATATTCTGTATTGCCAGCACCTGCCGGACTTGCTCCGCCGCTGCCTTGTTTCCTCTATAGCTTAGGCCGATGGCGGCGTGTTTTTCATCCAAAAGACAAAAACTGCCTCCCTCCATCAATCCGTTTCCTTGAATAGTGTGCAGTATGGGCATGCCAATATTTGCCACGGTACGGGTAACATACGCCTCTTCGCCTCGGCATCCAGTGCCATATTTTTCCCCTACGATACCCATCCTCGTGATGATGATACCTCCATTTATCACGATGCCGTTATCCCGCACGTTTATCGCGTCAGGGTCGGTCGGACTCCCATCCATATATACTACTTTGATATCCTCTGCTTCAAGGGTTCGTATCAGCGCGTCATGCTCTTCCTGCATAGCTGCGATGTCGGGGGCTTTGTCTGAGCGGAAGTACCATTGGTTTTCTTTGTCGATAAGGGCTTCTATCTGAGGATCATATTTATCCTCAGTAATTACACCAAGCTCTTTTCCGGGACGATGGACCAATATTGTCCTAATTTGGTCAACGTCATTTTTTACCCCCCATTGAGATCCCCATACCCGTAGCTGCTCTTCATGTTCATGAAAGGCAGGTTCCGCTTTTGGTGTCATTTGGGAAAGTACCATATGATAATACTGACTGCTATTATTAAAAGGTCCCATGTCACGCCTCCTGATCAATTATTTTGATAGGTTAAATAACGCCACGCGGTCATTGCATGTACTTTAGAAACAAGAGGAAGTTCTTCGGCCATAATATATTCATCCGGCGACCCCATATTGTGATGATTCGGTCCGTATGTTATGGCTGGGATACCTTTTGCTCTCCATAAAACTGCCTCCGTGCCTCCAAGGCTATAGTTTTCAAATACAAGATGGGCGCATACCTCGCAGGCAGTCGCTTTTGCAATTTTAACAAGCGGTTCTTCCACGGAGGTAATATGAGCGTCGCTGCTTTTGATGATTTTATAGTCTGAGTTTGAATGTTTTCTTATTTTATCGTCCAGCCATTTTTCAACAAAACGGCATGTCACCCCTGGTGGAAAACGGAAGTCAATCTCTGCCTGACAACGTTCTGGCACCATATTGACCATGATTCCGCCTGTTATAGTTCCAATATTGAGTGTAGGCCTAAGAGCTTTGTCCATAGCCCCTTCGCACAGGACCCTATCGTAGGAAGTTCTTGCTCTTTCCATAAATAACCGGACCTCTTTATCTATTTCCGGTGCCTCGTTTTCGAAAGATAGCAACGATTCTAAAATATACACCATGTCGGTGATCGCGTTTGTTTTTAGCCCAGAGTAGGCTCCGTGTCCGCCGGCAGTGTTCACCGTTATCCGGGCCTGGAAGATCCCTTTTTCTCCGATTCTGATATGTTCTACGGAAGATGGCTCTCCGTTTATCAACGCATCACCGTACAATTCAGGATAGTGTTTCAGCAGATAATTTGTTCCCCATGGACCGTTAACCTCTTCGTCAGATACACAGGTAAATGAAATCTTTCCAGGCAGCGTATCTTTTAACTGGTTTAAAATAAGTGCCGCTGTCATGCTGGCTGCGATGCCACCCTTCATGTCGGCGGCACCCCTTCCGTATAGTTTCCCATCTTTAATTTCTCCGCTAAATGGATCAACGCTCCATTTAGATATATCACCTACGGGAAAGGTATCAATATGCCCGTTGAATATAAGGTGTTTTCCACTGCGTGACCCTCTGATCGTAGCTACAACGTTTGGCTTCTCAGGGTGCGGGGAGATAACGTTATTCTCTATACCATGTTTTGTGAAGAATTTTTGTATGTATGACGCTACCGCACGTGTGTCGCCGGCTGGATCTTCGGAGGGGCATTTTATCAATTCGCGGCAAATCTCTATCGACATACCTGCTTGTTGCTTGATTAGGGCTGTAATTAAATTTTGCATAAAATTTCCCCTCCATCCGCTTTATTGTTTATTTTTCATAAGACTATCATACATTTTTTTATTGTCAATACTTTGTGTCCAAAAATATTATAAAAATCTTTGTCGCTTTTTATAATATATTAGCAAAAAATATTATTATATCTATTGTTTATGCAGGTTAATTAGGGTGTTAATGAAAATTATAAAAACGATAAAGATTGACACGGATAGAAAATATGGTATTCTATGTTTTGGATACAAAATATAGAAATTTACAAAATAATACATCTGCATGGATTCATATTCTTATGAAAGTTAAAAAATATTTATATATTATGGAGGGGGATTTATGAGAATAGCGGTTTTGATAAAACAGGTCCCAGATTCTGACGAAATAAAAATGGACCCAGATAAGGGAACAATGATCAGAGAGGGAAGTGGAAATATTGTCAACCCACTTGACCTGAATGCGCTGCAGGCGGCGCTTGATGTGAAAAAAAAATGCGGAGCGGATATCTCTGTTATTTCGATGGGCCCTAAACAGGCGGATATTGCTTTAAGAGAGGCTCTTGCTCTTGGTGCTGACAATGCATATCTCGTTTCTGACAGGTTTTTTGCTGGAGCAGACAGTTGGGCTACCGCTCTTGCTTTGGCTGTTACTATTATAAAAACAGGCCCTTACGATATTATTCTAGCCGGGGAAAAAGCAACAGACGGTGAGACGGGACAAGTTGGCCCGGAAATTGCCGCTATGCTGGATATCCCATGTGCGACGTATGTGAGTTTCATGGATATAGACGATATGTTTGTGACGGTAAAGCGTACGGTAGAAGATGGCATTGAGACACAAAGGCTTTATCTTCCTGCTCTTATTACGGTACTAAGTGATATAAACGATCCTGCTATGCCTACCTTGAGTGGTAAGAAACGGGCTCGAAGGTCC from Cloacibacillus sp. includes these protein-coding regions:
- a CDS encoding GntR family transcriptional regulator encodes the protein MSLADNIYYTLKNRILRGELRPGTALREEYLSDELQVSRTPLRKALTQLMAEGYLVKGKDRTLRIPQISEGELMDTLEARRLLEIASVERATLRAAKEDIDRIEHFIWDEEEAMRLHDNVLVSSLDRMFHNYLGQISGNRVYCDFISQVGYKISLFLALSNTLGEVINEALKEHRDILYAIKLRMPERAGTAMKLHLDNVEKRILESIRCEEERSNDSNEIPARRSRRNFQKIKA
- a CDS encoding TRAP transporter large permease, with the protein product MVAIFLLTTLFAFLLSGFPIGISTGIATALSMIIFTPDIPLQLIAQKAITALESFPLLAIPFFMFAGNLMGSGGISRRLVDLADSLVGTIAGGLALITTLASAFFAAISGSAPATVSAIGSIMIPEMKKRGYKPSFSTAVAACSGTIGVLIPPSIPFVVYSVVARTSIGDMFIAGIIPGLLFTAAIMITGYIISKKRGYVGKEETIAFPKALKESSWALMVPILILGGIYTGIFTPTEAAVAAIFYCIVIGKFIYKELTYRDIFECAKSAATLNGITMYGMGFAMAFGVFLALEMIPQLLLAQVMYATTNKIIILLILNVFFLCLGCFMDNIAATIILTPILLPLVTSIGMSPIQFGILLTVNLAVGFVTPPVGCNLNVASAISKEPIHVIAKEAMPFMLAMIFCLMLVTFVPEVSLALIGIFR
- a CDS encoding TRAP transporter small permease; its protein translation is MFYFLDKINSKIEKFEEYFITYLLLIMSSVVFIQIIMRYVFNNSLSWSEELATYLMMWMTWIGASYGVKQNMHLRVTIFIDMLNGKIRDCAYIFIDVIWMIFSIYMVVMGIRVVKMSYAGYRVSPALQIPMYLIYSSVVVGCVLMCLSLITSIHKRYFEYKSLSGGGK
- a CDS encoding TRAP transporter substrate-binding protein — encoded protein: MKIGKGLMVIFMVLLIAGTAFGAEEYQFKISSAMSSNFPPQKALEDFVKYLNTNSNGRIKASRYTDGQLGGILETLEAIQMGVVQMAMPVTSDLAGYSKKIQVLDLPFLFKDFNSMRKALDGPLGKEMEKIYESQGFKCFGYVPNGTRHISNSKRPINTPEDLKGLKIRVMQNPMHIAIFKTLGANPTPLSYSELYTALQQGVVDGQENAPAQVVDAKLHEVQKYYSLTGHLQSMICLLVSKKWYDALPQDLQKVFKNGIKEYEKNYVKLYFDYDNSCLDIMRKAGVKVNELTDKQHQAFKDKSAPIYSDYKNVIGEDLVNLAISSSK
- a CDS encoding arginine deiminase family protein, which codes for MGPFNNSSQYYHMVLSQMTPKAEPAFHEHEEQLRVWGSQWGVKNDVDQIRTILVHRPGKELGVITEDKYDPQIEALIDKENQWYFRSDKAPDIAAMQEEHDALIRTLEAEDIKVVYMDGSPTDPDAINVRDNGIVINGGIIITRMGIVGEKYGTGCRGEEAYVTRTVANIGMPILHTIQGNGLMEGGSFCLLDEKHAAIGLSYRGNKAAAEQVRQVLAIQNIELVEVPLTGFSLHLDGAIVMVDHDKALVNVERLPFWFLDYLKKLGIKPIFTDYRDGTLGINCLATRPGRVLAYDDAPWTAECLYKNGVDVIPLKYIECRKKGGGIHCGTLPLIRNEK
- a CDS encoding ArgE/DapE family deacylase — its product is MQNLITALIKQQAGMSIEICRELIKCPSEDPAGDTRAVASYIQKFFTKHGIENNVISPHPEKPNVVATIRGSRSGKHLIFNGHIDTFPVGDISKWSVDPFSGEIKDGKLYGRGAADMKGGIAASMTAALILNQLKDTLPGKISFTCVSDEEVNGPWGTNYLLKHYPELYGDALINGEPSSVEHIRIGEKGIFQARITVNTAGGHGAYSGLKTNAITDMVYILESLLSFENEAPEIDKEVRLFMERARTSYDRVLCEGAMDKALRPTLNIGTITGGIMVNMVPERCQAEIDFRFPPGVTCRFVEKWLDDKIRKHSNSDYKIIKSSDAHITSVEEPLVKIAKATACEVCAHLVFENYSLGGTEAVLWRAKGIPAITYGPNHHNMGSPDEYIMAEELPLVSKVHAMTAWRYLTYQNN
- a CDS encoding electron transfer flavoprotein subunit beta/FixA family protein; protein product: MRIAVLIKQVPDSDEIKMDPDKGTMIREGSGNIVNPLDLNALQAALDVKKKCGADISVISMGPKQADIALREALALGADNAYLVSDRFFAGADSWATALALAVTIIKTGPYDIILAGEKATDGETGQVGPEIAAMLDIPCATYVSFMDIDDMFVTVKRTVEDGIETQRLYLPALITVLSDINDPAMPTLSGKKRARRSDISVISAADIDLSSEEVGLAGSPTRVVKIEHPKITRHTEFYCGKDIEHGIEHVMKVLKELAIL